In Solanum lycopersicum chromosome 3, SLM_r2.1, the genomic stretch ttttatttatgttttttgaaaatgttttgttttttagatatataaagataaattttaaaatgaataaaaaaaaagtatcattTCTACCACTAACTACTAATGGACcgtttaactatttttttaaaataagttttttagttttataatgataattattattttttactataagttttttaattaattttcaaaataataactaaagttTTTTTATGGTGCACTTTTTCTTCTCCTATTTAGATAGATATTTTTACATTCTATTTTGTTGAAGCATTTCCTAAAATCACGGAAAgtgtgataaatataaatagacattacagtttttatttataaaataattcaattttcagttttttaaccttaaaaattgGAATTTGAAGCATTTAAgtctttcaattttttcccATACTAGCCattactgtttttttttttaaaatagttcgATGTCatttttccctttaaaattgaaattggaggtatttaaaaatcattcatTTTTTGCCGTTACagtttttttaaacaaaagaacttttattttctatttaaaatagcTATATTAAAATTcctgtttttaattatttttttagagcatatttaaaataatttttgaaaaattaaaattcttgaatatttgtgGTGTTGATATGTGAAACTTTTTACttctattatatatagatagattttttttaaaaaatagacaaaCCCACATATTATACcagtaaaaaaattacattaagaaCTGTAATATGAGCTCCTCCGGTACTTCAAGAAAATATGAGTTCCTTCGGTTCtttaaaagaattagaaaagtattaataataaattaaaaaatgtgacATGACACCCTAGTAGgagaaaaataatgtattttttgtgtcaagtatattttgaggaaaataaacAAAGTTAAGTGATAATATAGTCCTAAAACAAACACAAGTAATATTCCTAGATAATTTCCCAAACATGGATGACTATGTAGGGAAATTACTCAATtactttatgttttatttatattttctataattttatttgctttatttattttatttgttaacttcagttttatacgtctcttaaattaataattattttatcacaaattttatattaattgatatacaattttaggttttgaaatttaatcatttaaacAATAAGTAGTTAAAGTTTTACTATCTAAGAAAGAGGATTATCAATAGCAGGTAGTGAGAAATAATAATTGCGTAATTCTTTTTGTGTTAGACatgaaaaagacaaaaaaggtATTTGTGTCGTGccgttatttatttatttcctttttaaattatataattaactataaaaattattatttgcactttttagaaaatattctatttcaattgaaattagcgtttaatcataaaaattcaaaattcaattcgACATTACTTTTCaatcttcaaaataatttatagtctATTTTCTAGCTTACTTCTAAAATAACAATGCAAATATAAATACTTTCTacttatcataaaaaaaatgactaatcattataaaaattaatgtacATTACCTGAAATAATACAGATCAAACATTATTTTGGGACAAGAAATAATTAAAGTGTTTAGATCTCCATAATCACATATGCAAGGCCACATGCATTTTTAAGATACCACATTACCACTTATGCTACAAACACATGTCTTGATTAATTTAATGGCATAAATCTTGAACttaaatgaagaaatataatctGTAAAAATTAATGTAACAAATCCCAGTTTATTAGGAttgaaatcaattattttatgtttgtatcTGATCAGAGGAATGAGCCTCCATCACCACAACAAATTATCACGATTTTCATTGCaatctaataaataaaaaatatagtatatcAAACTAAAAATTCACAAGATTCAAATTTAgattcataaatttataaaataaaagtattttagaatatatttaatttattgtttataatatcttaaataagttatttatatatttaattaaatataatataattttaaaaaaacaagtaCACTAtactaatttaaataaaatatgtttacaAGGGTAAGAAGTTAATCATGTAGTAAGTCAAATATCAAACTCTTTATTTGGATCATTGTAATAACGGCCtacgattaaaaaaaaaaaaaaaaagaagcaaaagcGTGCATTATTTTCTCCCtgctaaaataaaaaagagaaatagacACACAACAAAACCCActgagaagaaagaaagaaagagagaaaacacACACACTGATTATTAGAGACAAAAACTCATGAGAAGAAGAGCCAAaccaaagtaaaagaaaaaaaagaaagaagagaaaagcaGTTGAGAAGGGAAGGTTGGGTTGGTTATGGTGGAAAATCTAATCGGCAAGGTGAAGCATAGGGGCAGAATCGTCATAATAGATTCCTTTCTCTCTCCATCTCTATCTCCATCTCCATGCTCAATCTCTTCTTCACCTCCGTCGTCGCTTCTAATGTGGTTGAATCCATCGGCACCAGAATCAGTAAGCTCGGTGGAGTATTCGTCGGCGTTAACGGAGGAAACGGTGGTGCTTTCTGGATGGACCGTCAACCTTCGAATGCCGGTATAGCTTTTGCTGTCACGGCCTTGGCCGGTCTCGCCTTGGCCGCCGCCGTTTTCTACACTACTaggtaaaactaaaaaaaagaaccTCCGGCTGAAATTTACGAAAAGTAATCATTGAAAAAAGGAAACTGGAATCATTGAAACCCTAGAAATCATCTGTAGAgtagatcttttttttttttttatccacAGTTAAAACAGTCAGTGTAGAAGTAGATGAGAGCTCTCAGACGAAGTCAGACTTCGTCATCTTCAAATTCCTCTTCACCGTcttcatcatcaccatcatcatcgaCATCGTCGTGGATTCATTTGAGATCAGTTCTATTCATTGTTGCCTCCTCAccagcttcttcttcttcctctaatCGGTGAGTCTCTCCTGTCTTTCACTCTTCTAAAAATGTTTCGATCTGCTTCTCACTTTCTATAAGATTCGTCTGCCTCTTTTTTTATAAGCATACTTATTCTTTTCAGATCCGATCTAAGGTCCTCTTTTTCTGTCTAGGATATGCTCCACTGATAAAGTTCATTCCTTCAACCCATTGCTCAATCTCAGTCTCTAATATGTTTTGTTAAATTATTCGTTTTGCTGCTGTTATTGagtataaatttgattttttatgacagttgtgtaggattttttttaaaaaaaatagaagtgtTGTAGTTTGTTTGAATTTCTTGTTATCAATAACCTGGTGGATTTGTTCCTTCAGCTAAGCTTTGAACAAGTCAGGGTAATGTCTTCGATTTATATTAGATAAGGGTGGAGACTTTCATTAGGtgataacatttttttattgaatgtgTGTGGactatatttctatatttgtatgCTTACTTGATCAGAACTTCTGAAAGCTACGAAACTTTCAACCTCTTGCTGATTTCTCCTCCTCTACTTTGTCACAGTGACACAAATAGGTTGACCTTGTGTTTTAAGTTTCACCAAGTTTTCCAACTTTGTcttcttgatgatgaattaaGTGTACAAAAGAAATGGCAAATTGATATGATATGTAACTCTTTCTCCAACTTTCCCAGCACAGGgatgttatatatttttatctggAAGCTTTTGGGGCTTGGATTGGGGTGAGGTTTCACTAGTTGAAAGGGAATTTCCGGTGTAGGTAGTATCTAGGTGTTGATGTCAGTTTTTAAGTTTCTATGCCAGGGTCTCACTCTTAAGTTACTGTCTCTGTATTTTGGTTTTTGGATGGGTTGTCTTGTTAACAGTTGGATGGGATATTTAGCAGTGTTACTAAGTGGTCTTTTCCGTATATTGTGCTTACATTTAATGTTTCCAATGAtgaaatttttcttaaataagttGTGTTGGTAAATGTTTAGCATAATGTGATGATTTAGCATGAAGTCGCCACAGTCCTATAAGAGATTGAGATTGAAGTAGCAACATAGTACGACTCTTCATGGTGCAGTCTCACCCTTAGATTCCGCAGGTTTCTTAATGAGGTGTTATTGGAGGTAATTAGGAGTCCTTTGTTTTGGGATATTCTGATTGAACAGTGAATTATGAATAGGTCTGCCTATACTGCTGGTAGATCACATCTTGTAGAGATAGACTGATGGATAGATTATGTTCTTAACTTCTTATATTCTGCAGTTAAGTGATGTACTAATTTCTTGTTGAACTCTATGTATCTTGCAACTACTTCCTTCTTTCTAGTTGTTTGAAGTTCATTACCTTCAACACATTAATTTGTGGTTGTGAACTTGTGGTCTTGCCagttgtttattttctttttttcattctcaGTTGCAGTTACCTGTTACCCTACTTCTTCTATTCTCTTCTTGTATTGATGGTTAACCTTTGCAAAGCTCTCGTTTTCTTGAGTGAGTTGGTTTTGAAGTGATGAAATTGCTAATCATGCTAAATATCGGTCTTGTCTGATGAATCTAATTTGAGTTGCTGATTTTGTTACCTTGGCACTTAacacaaaaaaagaatatactGTTAGTTACCCTTCTTGTTTGTCAAGATGCTTACtcatgtttatgatttatttcagAGGTCATCTCAAATCACCATGGTCTCGTAGAAAAAGAAAACGTGCTCTTGCGCCCCAACAGTGGAGAAGCTTTTTCACACCAGAAGGAAAACTTCGTGATGGTGGAATTAAATTTCTAAAGAAAGTCCGAAGTGGAGTGAGTTTCTGGCCCACcttaattttttagatttgttTCCTTATTTCAATGTACACCAAGATCATCAGGCCAAATAAACCTCAAAAGTTTGTTTGGGAAGATAGGAATGAAAGGTAGGGGTTCAAAAGAGGAACATGAAAGATGAAATGATCTCATTTCCCTTGCTTGGTCAAGGGAATACATAAGATTGAGTCGAGAAAACCCATTCCTCTTTTTGGACATAAGAACATGAAGAGAAATCACAAATTTGCCAACTCTCATTAATTTTCAATTGATACATTTCTcaaagggaaaagaaaaaatagtttatttacCTTGTGGGGTTAAGAGATAGATGGTGAAAAATCATTCTGTCTTGGTATCCAAAAAAGAGTAGAGGGAAGTTGTGAGTTACGCAACTAGCTTCTAAATTTTCAGATCTCTCTCTTCCAAGAGGAATAAATCTCTTTTTTTGTGCCCTAGTGAAAACCATTCAACTCTTCGCTTTTTACAACTAAAGAAGGAAATGGAAAGTTTTAACATCATAGTTTTTCTTACTTGCTTTCCAAACAAGAGCAATTATGTTGACTAATCTATTGGCCCTTTCATGTAGGGTGTTGATCCTAGTATCAGGGCCGAGGTTTGGCCATTTCTCCTGGGAGTGTAAGTATTTCCTTCTTATGTAATAATGTGTCTTgttctaaattttcttttgaaacttTAATCTTGTTAAGATTGATAATCTGAGTTTtgcttgttttctttttttcttctattctttttattGTCCTCTTGTACTTTGATCAGCCAATTCTAGCTGCTTAATTTCCACAGGATATGGCAGGggaattatattatattatgaataataatttatcatcTGGACATTTACTTTAGTAACTGACAAAAATCATCTCCATACTCTTTCCCTTAATTTTATGTAATAATCACCTCCCATGGTTCTTCATTCAGATTTGAGACCAGTAATCTCATGCTTTGTCACTCTTTAAACAGATCCTATTGCTGGACCCCGCTAGTTATACATGTTAGGGTCACTAGCTCTGTCTCAAATATGTGGGGATTTTTTTCTGTAGAAGATTGTGTGGAAGTTAATCCCTGTTCGTGGAGTGCTTAGAGTACTTCATTTGGTGACAATCTAGGTCCTGGATTCTTTAACCCTTACCATGTAGATGTACACACCTTTTGAAGTGACAGATGGGcattgtttttagttttttttttttttttaaaagttcccATTGGGAGTGTACTAGCgtttacaacaacaacatacccagtgtaatcacaagtggggtctggggagggtatagagtatacatagaccttacCCTTACTTGGTATATATAGAGAGACTGTTTCCGATTGACCCTCGGctcaatgaaaaatatttcaaagcaggtaaaaaaaaaagaaataagtcaAATTTACATGGAAGTCATGGTGAGTGCAGTAGTGTTTAGACAAGTGTTAAGAGGTATAGTTTTTACAGGAAAAGTATTAccttaaaattttgtataatttggAAAATAATATATCAGAACATCATCACGTGTTTGTTTGCTGCagttatatttcaaattatgtTTAGTATTTAGTTAACCATGTAAACATGAACTTAATAGTTTGCTTCGAAAGATTGAGGTGGTGTTTTAAAAGGCACATAAATTTTAGGCCCAAATGTAAGCTCTTGCCAAAAGGTGCTTATTAgtgaaaattaatgtataaactgcaaaaaaaaaataaaaaattggaaCATCTTGGTGAAGAATTTCATATTTTGGCTGGACCCTCACCTGTCTATGTCCCTAGAAGGGTTACTTTTTTCCTTGCACTTTTCAACACTTACTCTATCTTCTAATATTAAGAAGATATTTGAAAGTCAGCTTTATCTCTACTGCTAAAAATTCGACCCACTTTTACCATAACCAGGGCTCCAAAATGGGAAATGGAATCCACTTTGGTAGGGATTGCTAAAATCCCATACAATGAGCTTTTTACGGCGTGAATGTGTTACGGACACCAGATAGTAAACCAACAAAGATAAAGTCCAAATTGTTGAAAAAATCTCTCTACTGTTTATActttctttattaaaatatacataatattgcAACATTTACCTTAATAGTTGTTTCTAGAGTCTAAATAAGACGAGATACGTTAATTGGAAATAAATTTGTATTGTTTGtcatttattctttaattaatGCATCCCTCACTCAAATGCAGCCTTGAGAGCAGTTTCCAGGCTTCTGCATCAGTGTAATTACTTTGTTGcaagtttgttttattttttatttttatgtagcATGGTATTTCATTAAAGAGCGTCAAGAAGATGCATAGCAAaagttgcaaaaaaaaaaagtatgtctGCACCTGTACAAAAACATACAGAACAACCAAGGAGCAGGCGAAGTCCAGAAAAAGTTCAGTACTAGTTACAGGCGACTGATTGAACCAACTAAATAAGTTCTATAAACATTTTGCTTTAAGAGTGTGATTAGGAATTGAAATCCAATCAACACATCACCAAAAAATAGAACCAGGCACCATTGCCCAAGACTTTTTGATGGATATCCCGATTCTTCATGAAAACGTCACCACCTCTCATAAGCTTCCTTGATATTGTTTGGTATGACCCAGTCAATTCCAAAAACTGACAAAACACACTCCAAATGTCAGCTGCTACTGTACAATGATTTATACGAGGTTGTCCAGATAAAAACCAATTACTTTTGTAGATAGTTTGGTTTATCATATGTGTCAAGTCTGTGACAATAAAAACATTGTGACATTTGTCAAAAAATGTTCTGCAATTTCTGTTTTCCGTTATTTCTGTACAGTGAATGCTTTGGTTACAGTTAAATTGACCTACTTTATTTCTCTCTGCAGCTATGAGTTGAACAGCtctaaagaagaaagagattgTATAAGAAATCAGAAGAGGTATTATAACCAGATAATTGGCTCTCCCCAGCACCAAAGAAGTAATAAGATGAAAGAAagtctctttatttttatcttgTAAAAATGTAGAGGGTTCGTATGTATTCAGTTGACAGGGTCATATTTATCCTTGTGTTAATATTGTTCCATTTACCTTTTTGATTGCATGATTCATACTTCTTACCACTGTAGTTGATCTGTGATTGCAGGAGGGAATATGAGAGCTATCGTAGAGAATGTCGCAGACTGCTGAAACGCAATGGGACCTTTAAAATGAGGGAAACTGGTGGAATGGGAAGCGATGGTGAAGGAAATATCACTGAAGGGATGGATTCCCCTGATTATGACGATGTTGTTACTGCCCGGGAATCTCTCTCCAGTGAGGACCGGAGCACATATGTCGAGGATTCTGATAATCCCGGTGGTACAATGTCAGATGAATTTTCCAGTTCCAAACGAGTTACGGAGCCAAATGATGTCTCTGATTCCGAGTCATCAGACTCAGATTCCTCTGCAGATCCTGATATCAGTCAAACTGTCCCCTCGGCAGAAAGCATGGATGAGAATACTGCTGAAGTGAACTCTAAGGAGGACTCT encodes the following:
- the LOC101243683 gene encoding rab GTPase-activating protein 22 isoform X1, whose amino-acid sequence is MLNLFFTSVVASNVVESIGTRISKLGGVFVGVNGGNGGAFWMDRQPSNAGIAFAVTALAGLALAAAVFYTTRGHLKSPWSRRKRKRALAPQQWRSFFTPEGKLRDGGIKFLKKVRSGGVDPSIRAEVWPFLLGVYELNSSKEERDCIRNQKRREYESYRRECRRLLKRNGTFKMRETGGMGSDGEGNITEGMDSPDYDDVVTARESLSSEDRSTYVEDSDNPGGTMSDEFSSSKRVTEPNDVSDSESSDSDSSADPDISQTVPSAESMDENTAEVNSKEDSSPSKAEVQSRPCNAEDFATWQRIIRLDAVRANAEWIAYSPSQAVVSESRAHRFAEAVGLKDYEHLEPPRILHAARLVSILEAYALYDPEIGYCQGMSDLLSPIISVMTEDHEAFWCFVGFMTKARHNFRLDEVGIRRQLNIISKIIKQKDSHLYRHLEKLQAEDCFFVYRMVVVLFRRELSFEQTLCLWEVMWADQAAIRAGIGKSAWSRIRLRAPPTDDLLLYAIAASVLQRRKQIIEKYSSMDEILRECQSMAGQLDVWKLLDDAHDLVVTLHDKM
- the LOC101243683 gene encoding rab GTPase-activating protein 22 isoform X3, with protein sequence MLNLFFTSVVASNVVESIGTRISKLGGVFVGVNGGNGGAFWMDRQPSNAGIAFAVTALAGLALAAAVFYTTRALRRSQTSSSSNSSSPSSSSPSSSTSSWIHLRSVLFIVASSPASSSSSNRGHLKSPWSRRKRKRALAPQQWRSFFTPEGKLRDGGIKFLKKVRSGGVDPSIRAEVWPFLLGVYELNSSKEERDCIRNQKRREYESYRRECRRLLKRNGTFKMRETGGMGSDGEGNITEGMDSPDYDDVVTARESLSSEDRSTYVEDSDNPGGTMSDEFSSSKRVTEPNDVSDSESSDSDSSADPDISQTVPSAESMDENTAEVNSKEDSSPSKAEVQSRPCNAEDFATWQRIIRLDAVRANAEWIAYSPSQAVVSESRAHRFAEAVGLKDYEHLEPPRILHAARLVSILEAYALYDPEIGYCQGMSDLLSPIISVMTEDHEAFWCFVGFMTKARHNFRLDEVGIRRQLNIISKIIKQKDSHLYRHLEKLQAEDCFFVYRMVVVLFRRELSFEQTLCLWEVMWADQAAIRAGIGKSAWSRIRLRAPPTDDLLLYAIAASVLQRRKQIIEKYSSMDEILRECQSMAGQLDVWKLLDDAHDLVVTLHDKM